The segment GCGCACTGATCGGGCTGGCGCTGGTTCCGGCCTTACTGCTGCTGCCGGCGCTGATGATGCTGAAACGCCGCGTGCCGCTGCCGCTGAGCTGGCTGCGTCCGCAATGGCATCCTGAACTGGCGGGGAATCTGGCAAAATATACGCTGATGGCGCTGATCACGGCCGTCACCCTGCCTGTCGCCTGGGTGTTGATGCGTAATCTGCTGGCGCAGCAGCAGGGCTGGGCGCAGGTCGGATTATGGCAGGGCGTCACCAGCATTTCCGATGCCTATCTGCAGTTTATCACCGCCACCTTCAGCGTCTGGCTGCTGCCGACGCTGGCGCGGCTCGACAACAAACGCGATATCGCACGTGAGATTGGTCGTGCGCTGCGCTTTGTCCTGCCTGCCGTCGCGGTTGCCAGCTTTGGCGTCTGGGTGCTGCGCGATTTTGCTATCAGCCTGCTGTTCTCTGAGGCGTTTCGCGGGATGCGCGATCTTTTTGTCTGGCAACTGTGCGGCGATGTTTTTAAAGTTGGCGCCTATGTTTTCGGATATCTGGTGATCGCCAAAGCCTCGCTGCGCTTTTATGTTCTGACTGAGATCAGTCAGTTCCTGCTGCTGACCCTGTTATCGCGCTGGCTGATCCCGCTCTATGGCGCAACGGGGGCAGCACAGGCTTATATGCTGACCTATATGATTTACTTTGCCCTGTGCTGTGGCGCTTTTATTGTTTACTGCCGGAAAAAATGACTTTAATTCACGTTTTGGGATCGGACATTCCCCACCACAATCAGACGGTGCTGCGCTTTTTCAACGACGTCCTCAGCGTTGAGCAGCCTGTGGCTTCGCCACGCCATTTTATGGTGGTGACGCAGCAGCCCGAAAGCCTGGCCCCCTTCAGCGCGTTGCAGATCGAATGTTTTGCCAGCAAGAAAGCGCTGGCGCAGGCGGTCGTGGCGCGGGCCAGACATCGTCAGCAGCGCTTTTTCTGTCACGGACAGTTTAACCCGTGGATCTGGCTGGCGCTGCTCATCGGGAAACTGCACCGCTCACAGATCTACTGGCACGTCTGGGGAGCCGATCTCTATGAAGATTCGCGCAGCCTGAAGTTTCGTCTGTTCTATCAAATTCGCCGGATCGCCCAGGGCCGCGTGGCTCAGGTTTTTGCGACCCGTGGCGACCTGCATCACTATCAGCAGCGCCATCGCCGTGTACCCGGTTCACTGCTCTATTTCCCGACCCGCATGCCCGCCGCCGCCATCGCGTCTGCGCCTTCCGAGCCATTTACGCTGCTGCTGGGTAACTCCGGCGATCCGAGTAACCGGCATATTGAAGGGCTGAAGGCGATTCGCGCGCAGTTTGGCGGGCAGGTGCGCATCGAGGTTCCGCTGGGCTATCCACCGGGCAACCAGGCCTATATCAGCCAGATTCAGGCCGCTGCAGAGACGCTGTTCCCGAACGGGCAGGTCAATCTGATCCGTGAAAATCTGCCATTTGAGCACTATCTGGCCCTGCTGGCGCGCTGCCATGTCGGTTATTTTATGTTTGAACGTCAGCAGGGTGTGGGAACGCTCTGCCTGCTGATTCAGGCCGGAGTGCCATTTGTCCTGACCCGTAAGAATCCATTCTGGCGTGATGTGGCTGAGCAGCAGCTGCCGGTCCTGTTCAGCGAAGATGCGCTGACGCCTGCAGTGATTGCTGAGGCGCGGCGTCAGCTGGCGAGTTGTGATAAGCAGGCTATCGCCTTTTTTGCGCCGGGCTATCTGGCCGGATGGCGGGCGGCGTTACAGCTCAGCGAAGGGGAGTTGTCATGAGTCTGATGCAGTTTGGCGGCCTGCTGGTGGTCTATCTGCTGTCGCTGGTTTTTATCCTGACCCTGACCTGGCGGGAGTTTAAGCGTGTCCGTTTTAACTTCCATCTCTTCTTCACGCTGCTGTTTCTGCTGACTTTCTATTTCGGCTTCCCGCTGACCTCGGTGCTGGTGTTCCGTTTTAATGTCGATGTTGTGCCGGTTGAAAATCTGCTGGAGGCGCTGCTGTCGGCCACGGCGTTTTATGCCATCTATTACGTCAGCTATAAAATACGGCTGAAGCCCGCCAGCCCTACGCCGGCCAGACCCTGGCTGCAGATGAATCGCGTCGAAACCCATCTGACCTGCGTGATTCTGGCGCTGGTGGCGCTGGGCACCGTCACGGTGTTCTTTATTCACAACGGCTTTCTGCTGTTCCGCCTGACCGCCTACAACCAGATCTTCTCCAGCGAAGTCTCGGGCGTGGCGCTTAAGCGATTTTTCTACTTCTTTATTCCGGCGATGCTGATCCCCTACTTTTTACGCCCGACGCGCCGCAACTGGCTGCTGTTCCTGCTGGTCACCGTGACCTTTGGTTTAGTGACCTATGCGCTGGTCGGGGGGACCCGCGCCAATATCATTATCGCGTTCGCCCTGTTCCTGTTTATCGGGATTACCCGCGGCTGGATCACGCTGTGGATGCTGGCGAGCGCCGGTGTGATGGCGATTGCCGGGATGTTCTGGCTGGCGCTGCGCCGCTATAACCTGGACGTCATGGGCGATGAAGCGTTCTATACCTTCCTCTATCTGACGCGTGATACGTTCTCGCCGTGGGAAAACCTCGCCCTGCTGCTGGATAACTACGCCAGAATCGAATTCCAGGGACTGGCCCCGCTATGGCGCGATTTTTATGTGTTTATTCCGACCTGGCTCTGGCCGGATCGGCCGCTGGCGGTGCTGAACAGCGCGAACTACTTTAC is part of the Pantoea sp. Ep11b genome and harbors:
- the wzyE gene encoding ECA oligosaccharide polymerase; protein product: MSLMQFGGLLVVYLLSLVFILTLTWREFKRVRFNFHLFFTLLFLLTFYFGFPLTSVLVFRFNVDVVPVENLLEALLSATAFYAIYYVSYKIRLKPASPTPARPWLQMNRVETHLTCVILALVALGTVTVFFIHNGFLLFRLTAYNQIFSSEVSGVALKRFFYFFIPAMLIPYFLRPTRRNWLLFLLVTVTFGLVTYALVGGTRANIIIAFALFLFIGITRGWITLWMLASAGVMAIAGMFWLALRRYNLDVMGDEAFYTFLYLTRDTFSPWENLALLLDNYARIEFQGLAPLWRDFYVFIPTWLWPDRPLAVLNSANYFTWEVLNNHSGLAISPTLIGSLVVMGGVWAIPPGAVAVGMIIKAFDAIYQRGCLETNRYSGAILQSFCFGAVFNMIVLAREGLDAFGSRVVFFCIIFAACLGMAKLLFWLLDRAGLIRDRSRRVVHSPL
- the wzxE gene encoding lipid III flippase WzxE; the protein is MSLARASVWTASSTLVKIVAGLLVVKLLAVSFGPEGVGQAGNFRQLITVLGVLAGAGIFNGVTTYVAQYQQQPDRLRAMVGTASTLVMGFSGVLALLFLLAAGPISTALFGHDRYQGVIRVVAFLQLGIAWANFTLALLKGYRDARGNALALIFGSLIGVAGYLVCWWAGGYQGALIGLALVPALLLLPALMMLKRRVPLPLSWLRPQWHPELAGNLAKYTLMALITAVTLPVAWVLMRNLLAQQQGWAQVGLWQGVTSISDAYLQFITATFSVWLLPTLARLDNKRDIAREIGRALRFVLPAVAVASFGVWVLRDFAISLLFSEAFRGMRDLFVWQLCGDVFKVGAYVFGYLVIAKASLRFYVLTEISQFLLLTLLSRWLIPLYGATGAAQAYMLTYMIYFALCCGAFIVYCRKK
- a CDS encoding TDP-N-acetylfucosamine:lipid II N-acetylfucosaminyltransferase, coding for MTLIHVLGSDIPHHNQTVLRFFNDVLSVEQPVASPRHFMVVTQQPESLAPFSALQIECFASKKALAQAVVARARHRQQRFFCHGQFNPWIWLALLIGKLHRSQIYWHVWGADLYEDSRSLKFRLFYQIRRIAQGRVAQVFATRGDLHHYQQRHRRVPGSLLYFPTRMPAAAIASAPSEPFTLLLGNSGDPSNRHIEGLKAIRAQFGGQVRIEVPLGYPPGNQAYISQIQAAAETLFPNGQVNLIRENLPFEHYLALLARCHVGYFMFERQQGVGTLCLLIQAGVPFVLTRKNPFWRDVAEQQLPVLFSEDALTPAVIAEARRQLASCDKQAIAFFAPGYLAGWRAALQLSEGELS